Genomic segment of Plasmodium vinckei vinckei genome assembly, chromosome: PVVCY_10:
caCATAAAATGATACCAAACATAGCATTATTATtcgtatatatttttgtgtatgaaattacaaaatttccccaaatatttttttaaataacaatatatgccattatttaaatggaTTATATGATCATGAATTTAACTATTTTAGCATAATCTAAGAAGTTCgcttttatgtatattgtgcgtgcatattttttatggatTTACactgatatatatttataaacgACTTTTATTAGTTCTTCGTCTTTCAAATTATACGTATGCATGAGTGCATTCTTTAAAGTTTggaatatattcatattattagcttatatatttttttgaattttaaaGGTGatatgagaaaaaaaatatacacattaatgtatgtatgaatatgtatacagtataattatacacatatgtatacattGTTTATGTTTATTCATTGGCAAAAATAAGGTGAAAGGCGGATTAattaagaaatattttaattttgagTTGCTAAGAAAGACACAATTCTGATATAGTTTTATATCTTAAACCTTTTTTtagttattatttttttatactttcATTATTACACACCTTTGTATAGCATACTAATGTAGGGAAAAATTTGCATATATGCTCAATTATACAGtgtaaaagataaaattatagcgataatattgtaaaatacgttaaatatattttatcaagGTTAAAATAACAGATACATTGTGTGTAATAAAGCTGagatatatgcatatacagATATacatatctttattttcctAATTATTCATGCTTATTCGAATATGAAGTAACAATGCTGCAGgggaagataaaaaaatttaaagtaCCGCTAGATAATAGcattgataattttttaaaggacataaaaataaaaaaaaacgaataTGTGTGTGCGTGTGAAGCAGAAGATCTTGATAATATAAGCTTAAACTGTGAGTccataattaaattatttaacttTATAAATGAGAGTTATAGTAATGTGTTGCTATTACTAACCCAAGAAGGatttgattatttattgAATTATATAAGGATATGTGATAATTTTGATGATTTCGAACACGAGAAGATATTTGGatgtttaattatattggCTGAAAAGAGtgttgatatatataaaaattattttaagtgtttagaaaaatgtaacaaaaaaaatgaatggAACAATGGAGttcaaatattaaatatgattacaaatgaaaataataacattatGAATATGGTTATAGAATGCTTAgatcaaaattataaggAATATTATGCAAccgataaaaaaaataaatttacatttttcgatttaaatgaaatattaatttcgTATTTTAACGCTCtgacatttatatatataaatatatttaatagttATTATAACagcaaatttttaaaacagcAGAATACAGAAATTGTTATAAATGTTCAAAGAGgacgaaaaaaaatcaaaaaagataatgaagaagaaaagaatattgccataaaaaatttaaactcacttttaaataatatagtttTATTGCTGAGTGTTATTGATTTTAATCTTTTGTATGAACAGGTAAATATATCGGTAGTGGACATATATgtccaattttttttaaatatatatattataaatcaagagaataataataatagtaatagtagtaataatattattaatattacgGCTTACCATGATTCTATATCTATGATTGTTAGTAAGCTACTAAAGCTATATATTAAAGAGGAAAACAATAATTTTGCAAATAAGGATGaagagaaaaatgaaataatcgAAAACTTGAAACGTGATGATAACGAAAACGGTGATAATGTGGAGAACAGTACAGTCAATAATGGACCTAAAAATGATCAGAttgtaaaagaaaatgcaTATGGTGTGAATTTTCATTCGTTTTCTtttacttatatatttttaaacgTATGCAAAAAATGTACGAATGTAAACGTGTGTGATTCGTTACTAATTGCGAAAAATACGCCGATACCtagaattataataaaagaatttgttgattatataaaagacAATTCcttgttatatttaaatttaaatttacaatCACACTCACAGAACGAAATAATcaacattttaaatattttggaATATTTGTCTAAAAATTTAAGTTTACATTTGTTGGATTTTTTGAAAGATCTTATAGACATGCTAGgtattgatatatattatataagaaaatatatttttgacatatttaaaaattttataattttagcCAAATCCTGGGAAGAGATAAGGGAAGCCCGTGATGCTCAGGATATGCCAAATAAAGAGGATAAAAATGAGATgataaatagaaaaaagaaTCGGCgaagtaaaatatatggaatAGATAGTGAAGATGAAGATgagttttttaaaagaaaaaaaggaagTGGTAATAATGCGCATGCTGAAAGCGATGAAGACAATAGTAGTTGTTTCTTTAGTTCAAATGATGAGAAAGATGAAGATTATAGTGAAGACAGTGATGGAAAGagaaagaataaaaaaacaaagcaaaaaaaaggtaataaaaaaaatcgaaacAGTAATAAGCGTAATAGCAATGGAGAAAATTGTTTAGATAAAAAACAAGATAATCAAAATggaaggaaaaaaaaaactgataattttttaaataatatttctttaaatattaatgatagTAATATTAACACAACttataaagatataataaataaaataattttggaAGATTCtgaatttttacaattatgttttaaagaatgtttaaaaaatagatcCTTTATTATGAATGTATTAATATCTAGACAATATGATGCAAAATTGCATGTACGATgtcatttattaaaaatattacaagaattaattgaaaataattttattccattaaattattacaataatatatgtttgaTATGTAGTGAAAGGATTAATGACAAGTCACCTTTGGTTAGACAGAGAGCATTTTCATTACTTTCATGTATAGCTAGCGATgtagtaaataataaatatgtcaTTCCATTAGATactaacaaaataaaaagggaGCTAATCAGTTTGAACAAAAGTAAAGATATGATGATTGAAcaagaaaataaagaaaaggGTGTGTGTGAATCAGGAAATATAGGAATGGATAAAAAGGGGAAGATGAATGAAAATTCTTCAAACaaagacaaaaataaaaaaaatcatataaacCTTTCTGATAGCGATAGTGACGACGCAAATAGCGAAGATGAAACTTGTAAAGAAAAGGCAAATAACACAGAAAAAGATGATGACATAGATAGTGTGGAGTCATTTTTAAGTGACGATAAGAATAAGAGGCGAAATAGCAATGCTAATAACAGCAAAtatgatttattaataaaaatgtatagcGAAGTTTTATCCATTTCTATGATTGTGGATAACTGCGTtgatatatgttttaaacTACTGTATTCTATAGTGGATGCAGATCAAAAAAGttcaataaaatttttaattttagcACATATGtgtggaaataaaaaagcaGGAGAACATATGAATAATGTTTGGTCTTTAATatttagtaataataacagTATTATTGAAATAATTGTTAACGAGtttataaatgtaaatatatgttatgAAGATTACAGAATTAGTGCATTTAGGTTAATTaacattataataaatagcaaattaaaagatataGCAAGTATAGAAAAGATAATGGAATGCTTGTTAATGAACGAAAAGAGCAATTTAAGTATAAGCAAATTATTAGACGAACtatttatcataatatttgtCGATACATTTAGTGAAAATAAGAATATGCTTATAAAAGAAGGTGCGTTACTACTTATGAAGATATTATGTCATTCAATACATACAgttaatacaaaaaaaggaaagaaagaacaatatttttattttactaataaaagaaagcatttaattattttatttattaatcaatataaagataatatgcattttatcaatcttttaattttaatattaaaatataacaatacaaataaaatcataCAAAGtcttttaattattttattcaattTAGTATTTGATCATACTATAGACAACAAAAAAGATAGCACTTTATACAATTCGATATTCGATTCTACAGATAGTCCCCAacataataacaaaatttcaaggataaaaacaattaatGATGTAAATAACGTAAGTATTGGTACAATTAATcccaaaataaaaagtaatgAATATGttgaacatttttatttgaatgaTGACTTAAATATGTGGATTAAATGCTCTCAATCAATTGTCGAAAGTATGTATGAACATTTCGATgattttattgttatatttacggtaaagataaaaaatatgctaaATGGGTTATTTGGAATAAGTAATGGAGATAACTCTAAAAACATAGATTACAAAGGATCCAAACTTAAGaagaaaatggaaaatggGAATAATTTAGCCAATATACCGTGCTCAAcattaacaaaatttatttttgttttgggCCATTTAGggttatatacatatatatatgcagaGAAGGTACagaacaaattaaaaaaattgtcttTAAAAAACGAGAATAATTATGGTATGTGCACAAAGGAGGAAAAGGATAGAGAATATTTTGATTACATAGTTGAGCATATGATTGTGTGTAATAATTTACTTGGTAAAAAACTAGtaccattattatttttaataataaataaccCTGCACAGTTTTTTAATGAGTGTTTAATTGTAGAAGAAAACAATACTTGTGATGATATGTCaaagaaacaaaataaagattATATACAGTTTAATAATTGTCAAAAAAtggaagaaaaaatatatatgtattatgaCATGTATGCActtatatttgtttgtttGCTAACATTGTGtaaattttcaattatatCTCAAAGTTTTTGTCAAAAAATAACTAATAGTTATAGTAAGGTATCTATAATACAACTAATTGTATCGATAATAatagaagaagaaaatcaAATTTTTGGAAAGACTGCAAAGTTATTATCCTTAAATAgggataataatattggaAGTGACACTCAGCAAAATTGGgatgatgataatattgAAGATAAAGAATATGATGGGGATAATATCGATTATTTAAGCATAGAAGATAAGAGAGGTGAGaatcataataaaataaaacaggGAAATGATTTCGAGTATATACAAAACACGATATTGTATAAAACAATTTCAAATATACGAAAGATGTTATTAATAAGTTATGCAGACTTATTGTATAGACATCCAAATATTTTAGAaccatataataaatatattttcaaagtACTAAATGATAAGGACATAAATATGAGAAGAACAGCTGTCTCTGTTTTtacacatttatttatgacTGATACTGTAAAagcaaaaaatacattGCTTGTACATATGATGTATTTAACCAATGATGCAGATGATAAGATATCGAGCGGAtcaaaatcatttttttatgaacttAGCCGTAAATCACCTATTACAttagtaaataatatttgtgaTATGGTATCTGTATTAGCTAATAATGAAAGGAGGTTAACATACGAAAtgaataaagaaatattagagtttttattatcgtttattaaaaaaagcaaatataatgaaacactagtagaaaaaatatttaaaaaaatgaaagaaacGAATATTAATAAGTCAGATGctttacatttatatatgcaagtGCTTTTAAACATTCAAATAGATGAAAAGGTTTTAAgtagaataaataaatgttttCCTTTAATAAGATATATTGTAAGGGAAAATCAATATGTGCATAACAGTTTAGTACTTATATGCAAAAAAGCATCTGAGAAAAAACGAGGTAGACCAGCAGATGAAACACAACAGCAGCAGCAACAACAACAACAAAAAAACCAACCAAATGCAAATGAGaatgaaaaggaaaaagaagaaaaaaatgaaaatgataaatctgaaaataaaatgaaagaaCTAGCTGAAGATATACTTGGAAAAATTGAATCTACTATAAGTAAAGCAAAGAATCTTGCAAAAGCAgtcaaaattaaaagtgAAAACGAAGGTATTAAAAACGAGGAAGATGCAGTAGGAAATGATGATGAAGCGTATAGTAATGAAGAATGATTGAAATGTTATTGTCCTTATTGTGAATGTTTAAATGAACTCAGTTGGAGAAAACggcaataataataataattttatattataccggaatatatttatttgtatgtatttttttatatgcatttataaatatgtttgcATATGCTTTCCATATGTGTTTTTAccatttccttttttgtGTGCGgtgttattttattatttttgtaacaCTGTGGAGGACTATAGGGCATATAGCCATACTATTAACGCACTTTATtgttgttatatttttatattttaatacattttatttttttgtaatagtTTAATTGAGTATGTTTGAAAAATGAATGCATTTTCACAGTATTCAATTTTTACTAAACGAAAACTACCTTCTTAATACCGTTATTTGTGTTTCGattaactttttaaaaattaataaatttgaaaaaaatgatataaaaagcGAGTATTAGGGTATACATATGcacctttttttaatacacaAAAGAAATGGTATAACTATGCATAATACCATTTACTTAAACATATAGTTAAtccaaaaaaagaaatttttgaaaaattattgatatatatagttgGACTTCTTCGCTAGGAATGAgtattttatacatttgttaaggtctttatttttgagTTATGTGATGTTATTGGAATTTTGGTTGTGCAATTCAGATCTTGAAATAAGCGTTTGTTCTATCATCTCTGGGCgatgaaaaaagaaaatgtacataatttgggaaaaacattttatgtatatatatgtgtgaaTTTTATTGGGTGCAAGCTAAAATGAATTGATTTAGATTTTTTACCTGTAACAATATTATGaacaatttttgttttcacattttcctaaattaaaataaatgtatcccattatgtatgcatatatataaaggaaAAAAGTGGCAACACTTTTGTTgctcatattattttttattaaatgggTAATTTTGCGAACGAATATATGCAACTAATTCATTCActtattcaaatattttacaatttgAGAAAGaacaaattgaaaaaagaCAATAATGCAGTGAATTAATCTTGGTTTTATCTTACTAAATAAAGAATGTATTCTGTTAACCAAGGTAAAATTATAAGATCAACACCTTtctataaaaagaaaacgaatttaaatatgtaaatatttttgtgttGTTACTACTTATGTTTGtagtgtatatatatttgtttccccattatttatacttcAAATTTTGTTGGTAAATATTCCGAAAGAGAAAATgaatctatatttttttgaagaatatgattaatattatttttggcTTTACTAAAAGcgattttcttttttattataattagaattttatttttcagaGCAGTTctatcttttattttttgttgcTGCGAGAGAAATAATTGTGTATACATTTGCATTTATgaatttatgcatatatttgattatttggatataattattacacTAATTTTTgcttttcatttattatttgttttgtttcAGTATATTACTGTTTCATCGTAAAAGGcgttacatattttttcagcATTTTCAAGGgaatcatatttttgtattcgGATGTTTTCGTAATACCCTATGTTATTTCGTATTTGGTTTAGCTCTTGTTCTTGATATAActatgaaaaaatgaagttTAAAGAGATGATAAATATCCATGAAAAAGTAATGCATAAATTAGAATAGTAATTTTATGGGGTAGTAAGCATATTGATCTTAAGggcatttataaaatttcatGAATATATTACGCTTTTTAGGGCCGAATTTAAGACATCTTGGACTATGCTTTCTATACTAGATTTTACTTCACTTtcgttttattttgtaaaaagggaaagtaatacatacatatatatagatgTAGAGAGAaagataaatattatagatCGCATATACACTGcattcaaaatattaatacctgtaatattttgtaaaatcgTCAATGAAAACCTGTGCCTCCGCATCCTTGTATgttattctttttattaactcattttttcttttgtttaataatatttttttttttttttcaattttcattttttgttttttttgatattgcTCTATAATATCCATAGTGTTAATATCATCACTACTATTAGAAATATCTTCTGGAGATTTAACAATTGGAGATGACACATTacattcctttttttttgaatcaCATTTGAATTCTGATTGGATTgatacattttttctttttaaaagCTCATTTAGGTAATCATCATTtgcttttattttcataaatgaTGGATTTATTGGGCTGAGGGAAgcttcattatttttggaGCTTATTATGTTTTCATGGTTTGAAAAACAACTTTTAGTCATTTTATTACTTCTATtatgtttaatattttcactattttcaaaaaattttgaacttttgtatattttgtgggggataatttttttttgggaTATGTTGTCTTGATTTTCTATATCAGAAccatttactttttttactattaatttaatattcgTGGATTTATCCCcattattatcttttgGCAGTTGCAATTTTCGAGCTTTAGAAACTGCATAGGGATTAAGGAATCCAAGTATATcagtaattttttttatagacatatattcatcattctttatgaattatatgcattttttattacctCGTATATGGGCCTTGTTGGTAGACTCATTtgaattttgtatttttttcttatcaCATGATGctttctatatataaggGTGAAATATGGATAAAGATATGTATACACAAGTGTGATAAACCATGATGAGAATCTTTagataaataaatagaaGAATACAGCCATAATAACatagtaaatataattccAAACTAAGTATATAGTTATGACTcgaatgtaaaaaatacatatatgttttattattattttttactatacAGTCTCTGGGACGTTttgaacatttttaaaactttCCTTAGCTGTTGGTTTGCGTGATTTTACCCTGAAAAGGTGAATAAGttaataagaaaatatgCGTACGTTTGCATTTGCATGAGTCACagattaatattataacatttttttgggaagtcaattatatattaccCTAATGATTCGATTTTAAGattaatttcattattccgcatttttatatatacaagaGAAATGTACACATATGTGCATAtagtatgtatatatataagataACAGGAAATTTGTGaactatttatattgtgTATAGATCCTTATATATAACttaatgttttattaattaaaacttttaatattaaacatttatattagtTGCCACAATAGtgtgtcttttttttacacgTATGtacacataaatatataagtacTATTGATTTTGCTTGAGCGCACGCAAAAAGGaattaaacataaaaagagactaattataaatgtttTGAAATTTCATAAGttagagaaaaaaattaaatacatGCGaaagatataatttttcgtgggattattattatgctATTCGACATTCTATTTGTTACATACACACAATATGGATTGATATTTAGcttctttttattaaataatggaaaatacttttattataaaaaaattttccgacaatttttaactttaaaaatgtagaagtaaaaataacattGTGATaccttttattaatatacaaaatttatattgaaTAAGTTTACATATCCAAAgaaaacattatttatttgaataaatttcaagtaaaatatttacaaaaaaaagttacGAAGAAAGTAATATTATTCCTTTTTCGTATAATGTGTTATAAAATGTGTAagcaaacaaataatatagcataaagaaaaaaacatattatatgtggGGATATAATACGTCTATACACgcaaatgtatatatatgattaaaTTAACAAACGAGggttaaatatataattatatgtcatcttataaattatttttgtatgtaTTTCTATATACGTTGTAAAGAAATTGTCAAATTTATTCTTTTCGAAGAAGCATACTCTTAATAATGTTAAAATTGATAATGTTTTAGtgaattttttcatcacCTTGTGttttatagaaataaaaagtcatataaaatattttgaaactcttttatcgtttttttattataggATGTTgagtaatttttttcataaatactTGCCCCATTgtatttctttaatttttgtagCTCTATTTCCTTTTGACTTATTACGGTATTAAGATGGTtgtatatactttttacgttttta
This window contains:
- a CDS encoding condensin complex subunit 1, putative, coding for MLQGKIKKFKVPLDNSIDNFLKDIKIKKNEYVCACEAEDLDNISLNCESIIKLFNFINESYSNVLLLLTQEGFDYLLNYIRICDNFDDFEHEKIFGCLIILAEKSVDIYKNYFKCLEKCNKKNEWNNGVQILNMITNENNNIMNMVIECLDQNYKEYYATDKKNKFTFFDLNEILISYFNALTFIYINIFNSYYNSKFLKQQNTEIVINVQRGRKKIKKDNEEEKNIAIKNLNSLLNNIVLLLSVIDFNLLYEQVNISVVDIYVQFFLNIYIINQENNNNSNSSNNIINITAYHDSISMIVSKLLKLYIKEENNNFANKDEEKNEIIENLKRDDNENGDNVENSTVNNGPKNDQIVKENAYGVNFHSFSFTYIFLNVCKKCTNVNVCDSLLIAKNTPIPRIIIKEFVDYIKDNSLLYLNLNLQSHSQNEIINILNILEYLSKNLSLHLLDFLKDLIDMLGIDIYYIRKYIFDIFKNFIILAKSWEEIREARDAQDMPNKEDKNEMINRKKNRRSKIYGIDSEDEDEFFKRKKGSGNNAHAESDEDNSSCFFSSNDEKDEDYSEDSDGKRKNKKTKQKKGNKKNRNSNKRNSNGENCLDKKQDNQNGRKKKTDNFLNNISLNINDSNINTTYKDIINKIILEDSEFLQLCFKECLKNRSFIMNVLISRQYDAKLHVRCHLLKILQELIENNFIPLNYYNNICLICSERINDKSPLVRQRAFSLLSCIASDVVNNKYVIPLDTNKIKRELISLNKSKDMMIEQENKEKGVCESGNIGMDKKGKMNENSSNKDKNKKNHINLSDSDSDDANSEDETCKEKANNTEKDDDIDSVESFLSDDKNKRRNSNANNSKYDLLIKMYSEVLSISMIVDNCVDICFKLLYSIVDADQKSSIKFLILAHMCGNKKAGEHMNNVWSLIFSNNNSIIEIIVNEFINVNICYEDYRISAFRLINIIINSKLKDIASIEKIMECLLMNEKSNLSISKLLDELFIIIFVDTFSENKNMLIKEGALLLMKILCHSIHTVNTKKGKKEQYFYFTNKRKHLIILFINQYKDNMHFINLLILILKYNNTNKIIQSLLIILFNLVFDHTIDNKKDSTLYNSIFDSTDSPQHNNKISRIKTINDVNNVSIGTINPKIKSNEYVEHFYLNDDLNMWIKCSQSIVESMYEHFDDFIVIFTVKIKNMLNGLFGISNGDNSKNIDYKGSKLKKKMENGNNLANIPCSTLTKFIFVLGHLGLYTYIYAEKVQNKLKKLSLKNENNYGMCTKEEKDREYFDYIVEHMIVCNNLLGKKLVPLLFLIINNPAQFFNECLIVEENNTCDDMSKKQNKDYIQFNNCQKMEEKIYMYYDMYALIFVCLLTLCKFSIISQSFCQKITNSYSKVSIIQLIVSIIIEEENQIFGKTAKLLSLNRDNNIGSDTQQNWDDDNIEDKEYDGDNIDYLSIEDKRGENHNKIKQGNDFEYIQNTILYKTISNIRKMLLISYADLLYRHPNILEPYNKYIFKVLNDKDINMRRTAVSVFTHLFMTDTVKAKNTLLVHMMYLTNDADDKISSGSKSFFYELSRKSPITLVNNICDMVSVLANNERRLTYEMNKEILEFLLSFIKKSKYNETLVEKIFKKMKETNINKSDALHLYMQVLLNIQIDEKVLSRINKCFPLIRYIVRENQYVHNSLVLICKKASEKKRGRPADETQQQQQQQQQKNQPNANENEKEKEEKNENDKSENKMKELAEDILGKIESTISKAKNLAKAVKIKSENEGIKNEEDAVGNDDEAYSNEE